In Arachis hypogaea cultivar Tifrunner chromosome 17, arahy.Tifrunner.gnm2.J5K5, whole genome shotgun sequence, a single window of DNA contains:
- the LOC140180762 gene encoding uncharacterized protein codes for MLVSWILYTVEPSLRSTITYAKNAKNLWDDIEERFSMVNGPRIQQLKAELAECKQHGIAMVSYYGKLKTIWDELANYEKIPNCTCGGCKCNIGTLLEKRRQEERVHQFLMGLDDVSYGTVRSNILATDPLPSLNRVYATLVQEERVKMITKTEEGRSAAMGLSVQTGYMNKGRAEIKQVCTHCERSGHEVKECFQLVGYPEWWGERPRGGGTSNRTSQKQGGRGKGGAVRANAAHVATETEKEDSSRAVTGLSNE; via the coding sequence ATGCTCGTTTCTTGGATATTGTACACTGTTGAACCAAGCCTGCGTTCCACCATTACGTATGCGAAAAACGCAAAGAATCTTTGGGACGACATCGAAGAGCGGTTCTCTATGGTGAACGGACCGCGAATTCAGCAGCTGAAAGCCGAGTTAGCTGAGTGCAAACAGCATGGGATAGCCATGGTCTCGTATTATGGAAAGTTGAAAACCATATGGGATGAGTTGGCCAACTACGAGAAGATTCCAAATTGTACCTGTGGAGGATGCAAGTGCAACATTGGAACGCTGCTGGAGAAAAGAAGACAAGAAGAAAGAGTCCATCAATTCCTTATGGGCTTGGACGATGTGAGTTATGGGACAGTGCGCTCCAACATTCTGGCCACGGACCCCTTGCCTTCCCTCAACCGAGTGTACGCGACTTTGGTACAAGAAGAGAGAGTGAAAATGATCACCAAAACAGAGGAAGGCAGAAGTGCAGCGATGGGATTGTCGGTGCAAACAGGATACATGAATAAAGGAAGAGCAGAGATCAAACAAGTGTGCACACATTGTGAAAGATCTGGACATGAAGTTAAGGAGTGCTTCCAACTAGTTGGTTACCCAGAATGGTGGGGTGAACGTCCACGTGGAGGAGGAACCAGCAACAGAACTTCCCAGAAACAAGGTGGACGTGGGAAAGGTGGGGCTGTGCGAGCAAATGCTGCACATGTCGCAACTGAAACAGAAAAAGAAGACAGCTCTAGAGCAGTGACGGGACTCAGCAATGAGTAG